The following are encoded together in the Bos mutus isolate GX-2022 chromosome 3, NWIPB_WYAK_1.1, whole genome shotgun sequence genome:
- the LOC102270102 gene encoding small ribosomal subunit protein uS15 yields the protein MGRMRAPGKGLSQSALPYRRSVPTWLKLTSDNVKEQIYKLAKKGLTPSQIRVILRDSHGVVQVHFVTGNRILRILKSKRLAPDLPEDLYHLIKKAIAVRKHLERNRKDKDAKLRLILIESHIHQVARYYKNK from the coding sequence ATGGGGCGCATGCGCGCTCCCGGGAAGGGCCTGTCCCAGTCGGCTCTGCCCTATCGCCGCAGCGTCCCCACCTGGCTGAAGCTCACTTCTGACAACGTGAAGGAGCAGATCTACAAACTGGCCAAGAAGGGCCTGACTCCTTCACAGATCCGTGTGATCCTGAGAGACTCTCATGGTGTTGTGCAAGTACATTTTGTGACAGGCAACAGAATCCTGAGAATTCTTAAGTCCAAAAGACTTGCTCCTGATCTCCCTGAGGATCTCTATCATTTAATTAAGAAAGCTATTGCTGTCCGAAAGCATCTTGAGAGGAACAGAAAGGATAAAGATGCTAAATTACGTCTGATTCTGATTGAGAGCCATATTCACCAGGTGGCTCGATACTACAAGAACAAATGA